The genomic stretch CCGTGAAGGGGTGACGATTCACCGTGGGACCATCCAGGATCGTTCGGAAACCACCCTGGGCGATCACAACCTGATCATGGCCTATGCCCACATCGGCCACGACAGCGTCATCGGCAACCACTGCATCCTGGTCAACAACACGGCGTTGGCCGGGCATGTACACGTGGCCGACTGGGCGATCCTCTCCGGATTCACCCTGGTTCATCAGTATTGCCACATTGGTGCCCACAGCTTCTCCGGCATGGGCACGGCCATCGGCAAGGATGTGCCGGCCTATGTCACGGTGTTCGGCAACCCGGCCGAAGCGCGTAGCATGAACTTCGAGGGCATGCGCCGTCGTGGGTTCAGCGAAGAAGCTATCCATGCCCTGCGTCGCGCCTACAAAGTGGTCTACCGCCAGGGCTTGACCGTGGAGCAGGCATTGGCTGAGCTGGTCGAGCCTTCGGCGCAGTTTCCGGAAGTTGCAGTGTTCCGTGACTCGATCCAGTCTTCGACCCGCGGCATCACCCGCTAACCATGGCTAATCTGCGTATAGCGCTGGTGGCGGGCGAAGCTTCCGGCGACATCCTGGGCGCGGGCTTGATGCGTGCGCTCAAGGCTCGCCACCCAGCGGTCGAGTTCATCGGTGTCGGTGGCCCGCTCATGCAGGCTGAAGGCCTGACGTCCTATTTTCCCATGGAGCGCTTGTCGGTCATGGGGTTGGTGGAAGTCCTGGGGCGCTTGCGTGAACTGTTGGCTCGGCGCAAGAAGTTGATCAAGACCTTGATCGCCGAAAAGCCGGACGTGTTTATCGGTATCGATGCGCCAGATTTCACCCTCAATATCGAACTCAAGCTGCGCCAGGCCGGGATCAAGACCGTGCACTACGTCAGCCCTTCGGTCTGGGCCTGGCGGCAGAAGCGTGTGCTGAAGATCCGCGAAGGCTGCGACTTGATGCTCACGCTGCTGCCGTTCGAAGCCCGGTTCTACGAAGAGAAAGGCGTGCCGGTGCGGTTTGTCGGCCACACCCTGGCCGATGCCATTCCGCTGGAAGCCGACCGCGCCGCAGCGCGCGCCGAGCTGGGCCTGCCGGACGGCCCTCTGGTCGCCCTGATGCCGGGCAGCCGGGGCGGTGAAGTCGGGCGCCTGGGCGGCTTGTTCCTCGATGCCGCCCAGCGGTTGCGGGCCATGCGCCCCGGGGTGCGGTTTGTCATCCCGTGTGCCAACCCTGAGCGGCGGGTGCAGCTCGAAGAGCTGCTGGCTGGCCGTGATTTGCCGGTCACCCTGCTGGACGGGCGCTCGCACCTGGCGCTGGCCGCCTGCGACGCGGTCCTGATCGCCTCGGGTACTGCGACGCTGGAGGCTTTGTTGTACAAGCGGCCGATGGTCGTGGCCTATCGCCTGGCGCCACTGACCTACTGGATTCTCAAGCGCATGGTGAAAAGCCCCTACATCTCCTTGCCGAACTTGCTGGCCCAGCGTCTGCTGGTGCCCGAGTTGCTGCAGGACGATGCGACGCCCGAGGCGTTGGCGCTGACCCTGTCGCCGCTGATCGATGGCGGCGAAGAGCAAACCATCGGTTTTGACCAGATCCACCGGACCCTGCGCCGCGATGCCTCGAACCAGGCTGCTGACGCGGTCCTCAATTTGATCGGCGCACCACAATGAGTACGGTAAAGATGCAAATGGGCCTGGATTTCAACCTTGTCGCGGATGCTGAAGAGCTGGTCGCCGGAGTCGATGAAGTAGGGCGCGGTCCACTCTGTGGCGCGGTGGTGACGGCGGCGGTGATCCTCGATCCGCTGCGCCCGATCCTCGGCCTCAATGACTCGAAGAAGCTCACTGAGGCCCGTCGCGAAAAGCTCTACGACGAAATCTGTGAGAAAGCCCTGAGCTGGTGTATCGCTCGCGCTGAAATCGAAGAAATCGACGAGTTGAACATTCTCCATGCCACCATGCTGGCGATGCAGCGCGCCGTCGAAGGCCTGCACATCCAGCCAAAACTGGCGATGATCGACGGTAACCGCTGCCCCAAGCTGGCCATGCCGGCGGAAGCGGTGGTCAAGGGCGATAGCAAGGTCCCGGCGATTGCCGCCGCGTCGATCCTGGCCAAAGTCAGCCGCGACCGCGAAATGGCCGCCTTTGAATTGATTTACCCGGGGTATGGCATCGGCGGCCACAAAGGTTATCCGACTCCCGTGCACCTGGAAGCCCTGGCGCGCCTGGGCCCGACCCCGATTCACCGGCGTTCGTTCGCGCCGGTGCGGCAGGCTTACGAGGCTCGCGAAGGGCTGCTTGAGCGCTAGTCCAAGCTGATGTTTTTGCCAAGGCCCGGTACAATCCGGGCCTTGTTGTCTCCACGTTATTAGCAGGATCACTATGCCGGCTTCATTCGTTCACCTACGCCTGCACACTGAATACTCCCTGGTCGACGGTCTGGTGCGGATCAAGCCGCTGGTCAAGACCCTGGTCGGCATGAACATGCCGGCCGTAGCGGTCACCGACCAGAACAACATGTGTTCCCTGGTCAAGTTCTACAAAACCTCCATGGGTGCGGGGATCAAGCCGATCTGCGGCGCCGACCTGTGGCTGTCGAACAAGGACCCGGACAACGCGTTGAGCCGGATCAGCTTCCTGGCGATGAATGCGGTCGGTTATCGCAATCTCACCGAGCTGATTTCCCGCGGCTTCATTGATGGCCAGCGCAATGGCCAGGTCATCATCGAGCGCGAATGGGTGGCAGAGGCCAACGAAGGCTTGATCATGCTCTCGGCAGCCAAGGAGGGCGAGATCGGCATGGCCCTGCTCGGCGGCAACCCGGACGAAGCCGAAACCCTGGCTCGCGAGTGGATGGCGGTGTTCCCGGACCGTTTTTACCTGGAAATTCAGCGTACCAACCGTCCCAACGATGAAGAGCAACTGCACGCAGCCGTGGCCCTGGCCGACAAGATCGGCGCGCCGCTGGTGGCTACCAACGACGTGCGATTCATCAAGCAGGAAGACTTCGCCGCCCACGAAACCCGGGTGTGCATCGGTGAAGGCCGGGCGCTCGACGATCCCCGGCGCTCGAAGAACTACAGCGACCAGCAATACCTCAAAAGTGCCGAGGAAATGCTCGAGCTGTTCAGCGACTTGCCCGATGCCGTGCAGAACACGGTCGAGATCGCCAAGCGCTGCAATATCGATGTAAAACTGGGCAAGCACTTCCTGCCCAACTTCCCGATTCCCGATGGCATGACCATCGACGAGTATTTCCGCAAGGTGTCCTTCGACGGGCTTGAAGAGCGCTTGAGCGTGCTGCTGCCCAAGGACACCACCGAGGACTACGAGGCCAAGCGCCAGGTCTACGTTGACCGGCTGAATTTCGAGCTGGATATCATTATCCAGATGGGGTTCCCCGGTTACTTCCTGATCGTGATGGACTTTATCCAGTGGGCCAAGAGCAACGGGGTTCCGGTGGGGCCGGGCCGGGGGTCGGGTGCCGGCTCGCTGGTGGCCTATGTACAGAAAATCACCGACCTCGACCCGCTGGAATACGACCTGCTGTTCGAACGTTTCCTCAACCCGGAACGGGTCTCCATGCCCGACTTCGACGTCGACTTCTGCATGGACGGTCGTGACCGGGTCATCGAGTACGTGGCCGAGAAATACGGGCGCAACGCGGTTAGCCAGATCATCACCTTCGGCTCCATGGCCGCCAAGGCGGTGGTGCGCGACGTGGCGCGGGTCCAGGGCAAGTCCTACGGCCTGGCGGATCGCCTGTCGAAGATGATTCCCTTCGAAGTCGGCATGACCCTGGAAAAAGCCTACGAGCAGGAAGAGATCCTGCGCGACTTCATCAAGGTCGATGAAGAGGCGGCGGAAATCTGGGAGATGGCGCGCAAACTCGAAGGTGTTGTGCGTAACGTCGGCAAGCACGCCGGTGGTGTGGTGATCGCACCCACCAAGCTGACCGACTTCTCGCCGATCTATTGCGATGAAGAGGGTGGCGGCCTGGTCACCCAGTTCGACAAGGATGACGTCGAGGCGGCCGGCCTGGTGAAGTTCGACTTCCTCGGTCTGCGGACCCTGACGATCATCGACTGGGCGCTGAAAACCATCAACCGCGACCGTGCCAAGGTCGATGAGCCGCCGCTGGATATCGCCTTTATCCCGCTGGACGACAAGCCGACCTACAGCTTGCTGCAAAAGGCCGAGACCACCGCGGTGTTCCAGCTCGAGTCGCGCGGCATGAAGGAGCTGATCAAAAAGCTCAAGCCCGACTGCCTGGAAGACTTGATCGCACTGGTGGCCCTGTTCCGTCCCGGCCCGTTGCAATCGGGCATGGTGGACGACTTTATCAACCGTAAGCACGGTCGCGCCGAGCTGGCGTACCCGCACTCCGACTACCAGTACGAGGGCCTCAAGCCCGTACTGGCACCGACCTACGGCATCATCCTGTATCAAGAACAGGTGATGCAGATCGCCCAGGTCATGGCCGGCTACACCCTCGGCGGTGCGGACATGCTGCGTCGGGCCATGGGTAAGAAAAAACCCGAAGAGATGGCCAAGCAACGTGGCGGTTTCATCGAAGGTTGCGCGACCAACAATATCGACGCTGACCTTGCGGGTAACATCTTCGATCTGGTGGAGAAATTCGCCGGTTACGGCTTCAACAAATCCCACTCCGCCGCCTACGGCCTGGTGTCTTACCAGACGGCCTGGCTGAAAGCCCACTACCCGGCGCCGTTCATGGCCGCGGTACTCTCGGCAGATATGCACAACACCGACAAGGTCGTGACCTTGATCGAGGAAGTGCGGACCATGAAGCTGCGTCTCGACGCGCCGGACGTGAACACTTCGGAGTTCAAGTTCACGGTGAACGAGGAGGGCCGGATCATCTACGGCCTGGGCGCGATCAAGGGCGTGGGCGAGGGGCCGGTCGAGGCGATTACCGAGGCGCGTCAGGATGGGCCGTTCCAGGACCTGTTCGATTTCTGCGCGCGGGTCGACCTCAAGCGAATCAACAAGCGCACCCTCGACGGCCTGATCCGCAGCGGCGCGCTGGACCGCCTGGGTCCGTACTTCTTTGATGAGACCAAAGCCTACCAAGCCAACATCGACCGTAACCGCGCGGTGCTGCTGACGGCCATGGAAGAGGCGATCAAGGCGGCCGAGCAGACGGCGCGGACCCACGACAGCGGGCACGCCGACCTCTTCGGCGGGCTGTTTGTCGAAGAAGACGCCGACGTCTACGCCAATCACCGCAAAGCCAAAGAGCTGACGCTCAAGGAACGCCTGAAGGGTGAAAAAGACACCCTGGGGCTGTACCTGACCGGTCACCCGATTGACGAATATGAAGGTGAAATCCGCCGTTTTGCCCGCCAGCGCATCATCGACCTGAAGCCGGCTCGCGACACCCAGACTGTCGCCGGCATGATCATCGCCCTGCGAGTGATGAAGAACAAAAAGGGCGACAAGATGGGCTTTATCACCCTCGACGACCGTTCGGGTCGGATCGAGGCGTCGCTGTTCGCCGAGGCGTTCCATTCCGCGCAGTCGCTGCTGCAAACCGACGCGATGGTGGTGGTCGAGGGCGAAGTCAGCAATGACGACTTCTCCGGTGGCCTGCGGCTACGGGTCAAGCGGGTGATGAGCATGGAAGATGCGCGCACCAACCTGGCCGAAAGCCTGCGCCTGAAGGTGCAGACCCAGGACCTCAAGGGCGATCAGTTGCGCTGGCTGGGGGAGTTGTTCAAGCGTCATCGTGGCGCCTGCCCCATCACCATGGAGTACACCAGCCACGATGCGAAGGCCTTGCTGCAATTTGGCGAGACCTGGCGAATCGATCCGGCAGACAGCTTGATTCAAGCCCTGCGTGACCAGTTCGGGCGAGACAACGTCTTCCTCCAATACCGTTGACGGTCAGGGGCCCTTGAAGCGCCCTGGCCATGACCCGAATTTTTAATCTCGACCTGAACGCGCCTGTCCCTTAAGGTAGGGCGCGAATAGACAACCGGCCGACCCAAGCTCACTTGGACGTCGACCCAAGACGGACGCCTATGAACCCGAATTTTCTAGATTTCGAACAGCCGATCGCCGACCTGCAAGCCAAGATCGAAGAGTTGCGCTTGGTCGGTAATGACAATTCGCTGAATATCGGCGATGAGATCTCGCGCCTGCAGGACAAGAGCAGCACGCTGACCGAAGACATCTTCGGCAAGCTGACCAGCTGGCAGATCGCTCGTCTGGCGCGTCATCCGCGTCGTCCCTACACCCTGGACTACATCCAGCACATCTTCACCGAGTTCGATGAGCTGCACGGCGACCGTCACTTTTCCGATGACGCGGCGATTGTCGGCGGTGTAGCCCGTCTGGACGACCAGCCAGTAATGGTGATCGGTCACCAGAAAGGCCGTGAAGTGCGCGAGAAGGTTCGCCGCAACTTCGGCATGCCGCGCCCGGAAGGCTACCGCAAGGCGTGCCGCCTGATGGAAATGGCTGAACGCTTCAAGATGCCGATCCTGACCTTCATCGACACGCCGGGCGCGTACCCGGGGATCGACGCCGAAGAGCGCAACCAGAGCGAAGCCATTGCCTGGAACCTGCGCGTCATGTCCCGCCTGAAAACCCCAATCATCGCCACCGTGATCGGTGAGGGTGGTTCCGGTGGTGCACTGGCCATTGGTGTCTGCGATCAGTTGAACATGCTGCAGTATTCGACCTACGCGGTGATCTCGCCGGAAGGGTGTGCCTCGATCCTGTGGAAAACCGCGGAAAAGGCCCCGGATGCTGCCGAAGCGATGGGCATCACCGCCGAGCGCCTCAAGGGCCTGGGTATCGTCGATAAAGTGATCGGCGAACCATTGGGCGGCGCCCACCGTGATCCAGCCGCTGCGGCTGCCTCGATCCGTGGCGAACTGGTCGCGCAACTGCAGATGCTCAAGAAATTCGACAACGATGCGCTGCTGGCCCGCCGTTACGAGCGCCTGATGAGCTACGGTCTGTGATCTGACGCGAGATCATTGTAGGAGCGAGCCTGCTCGCGATGACGGAGCTACAGTCAACCTCAGTGTTGGCTGGCTTTTTTCGCGAGCAGGCTCGCTCCCACCTTTGATGTGTGCGAAGTGATCGTTATGCGCCAGCTCACGGATCTATCTGCAAGACTGCTGTTGAACCTGACCCCCTGGCGCAACGCGCCGACCTGGCGTATCGCCTTCTCCGGTGGCCTTGACTCCACCGTGCTGCTGCACCTCCTGGCGCAACTGGCTCAAAGCCAGGACCTGCCAAAACTCCAAGCTGTCCACGTGCATCACGGCCTGCAGGCTGCGGCTGATGCATGGCCGCAGCATTGTCAGGCCGTGTGTGACGAGTTGGGCGTGCCGCTGGCGGTGATTCGGGTGCAGGTCCAGGCGGGTGCCAGCCTGGAGCGAGCCGCCCGCGAGGCGCGTTATGCCGCCTTTATCCAGGTGACTGAGGCCGGTGAGCTGTTGCTGACTGCCCAGCACCGCGACGATCAGGCTGAGACCCTGATGTTTCGTCTGTTAAGGGGGGCGGGGGTCAGGGGCTTGTCGGCAATGCCGGGCCATCGTGCCTTGGGACGCGGGAGTCTGGTGCGGCCATTGTTGGATGTGCCACGGGCCGAGCTTGAGGCGTACGCCCGGGCGCATCAGTTGCGCTGGGTCGAGGACCCCTCGAACGGCGACCAGCAGTTTTCCCGCAATTACCTGCGCCAGCAGGTTTTCCCCGTGCTCAGTTGCCGCTGGCCCCAGGCTGCCGCCACCCTGGCCCGCAGTGCCGGCCATCTGCGCGAGGCTCAGGGCTTGCTTGATGAGTTGGCCCAGATGGACCTGGCCCGGGCTGCCACTGCCCATGAATTTGCCTGGCTGGGGCAACCGTCGCTGGACCTGGCGGTGCTGGCCGGGCTGTCCGCGGCTCGCCAGCGCAACGCCTTGGGGCATTGGTTGGCAACGCTGACTCGGCTGCCAGACACTGACCATTGGTCGGGTTGGGACAGCCTGCGGGATGCCGCGGCGGATGCCCGGCCGATCTGGCGCCTGGCAGATGGCGAGCTGCATCGGGCCAATGGGCGGGTCTGGTGGTTGTCCGGCGCGGGGCTGCCCGCGCTCACGGGTACTGTGCCCTGGGCTGATCCATCAGTTGAACTGGCACTGCCCGGCAATGGCCGGCTCAGCCTGGCGGGTGAGGCCCCGCAAGGCCTGCTCAGTGTGCGCTACCGCCAGGGCGGGGAAATCATGCAGTTGCCCGGTCGTGGCCACCGTGACCTCAAGCGCTTGCTCAATGAGCGTCAGGTGCCGTTGTTTGCCCGTGGCAGATTGCCGCTGCTGTACTGCGATGAGCAACTGATCGCCGTGGCCAACCTGCCCGGGCTGGACGTCAGTGCGGGGGCAAACCTGGTTTTACGATGGCAGCCAGTAATCAACGATCAAGGTTTGAGCTGAAAGGGGCTTTCCGGTAGACTACGCTCCCTTCTTGATACAACTTCTGTGGATTCGCCTGAATTGCAGGAGTTGCCGATTACCAAGCAGTCTTTGCTGGGCGATTCCAAAAAATGTGTAGCGAGCAACCTACTGGTGATTCATCTACCGGTCTGTCCCAACGCGGCGGTTTTTTTGAAAGATGCACTGTAATTAATGCAGGTGATCGGGGGCTTCGGCCTTCCTTC from Pseudomonas sp. S04 encodes the following:
- the lpxA gene encoding acyl-ACP--UDP-N-acetylglucosamine O-acyltransferase produces the protein MSLIDPRAIIDPTAVLAEGVEVGPWSIVGAGVEIGEGTVIGPHVVLKGPTRIGKHNRIYQFSSIGEDTPDLKYKGEETRLVIGDHNVIREGVTIHRGTIQDRSETTLGDHNLIMAYAHIGHDSVIGNHCILVNNTALAGHVHVADWAILSGFTLVHQYCHIGAHSFSGMGTAIGKDVPAYVTVFGNPAEARSMNFEGMRRRGFSEEAIHALRRAYKVVYRQGLTVEQALAELVEPSAQFPEVAVFRDSIQSSTRGITR
- the lpxB gene encoding lipid-A-disaccharide synthase gives rise to the protein MANLRIALVAGEASGDILGAGLMRALKARHPAVEFIGVGGPLMQAEGLTSYFPMERLSVMGLVEVLGRLRELLARRKKLIKTLIAEKPDVFIGIDAPDFTLNIELKLRQAGIKTVHYVSPSVWAWRQKRVLKIREGCDLMLTLLPFEARFYEEKGVPVRFVGHTLADAIPLEADRAAARAELGLPDGPLVALMPGSRGGEVGRLGGLFLDAAQRLRAMRPGVRFVIPCANPERRVQLEELLAGRDLPVTLLDGRSHLALAACDAVLIASGTATLEALLYKRPMVVAYRLAPLTYWILKRMVKSPYISLPNLLAQRLLVPELLQDDATPEALALTLSPLIDGGEEQTIGFDQIHRTLRRDASNQAADAVLNLIGAPQ
- the rnhB gene encoding ribonuclease HII encodes the protein MQMGLDFNLVADAEELVAGVDEVGRGPLCGAVVTAAVILDPLRPILGLNDSKKLTEARREKLYDEICEKALSWCIARAEIEEIDELNILHATMLAMQRAVEGLHIQPKLAMIDGNRCPKLAMPAEAVVKGDSKVPAIAAASILAKVSRDREMAAFELIYPGYGIGGHKGYPTPVHLEALARLGPTPIHRRSFAPVRQAYEAREGLLER
- the dnaE gene encoding DNA polymerase III subunit alpha produces the protein MPASFVHLRLHTEYSLVDGLVRIKPLVKTLVGMNMPAVAVTDQNNMCSLVKFYKTSMGAGIKPICGADLWLSNKDPDNALSRISFLAMNAVGYRNLTELISRGFIDGQRNGQVIIEREWVAEANEGLIMLSAAKEGEIGMALLGGNPDEAETLAREWMAVFPDRFYLEIQRTNRPNDEEQLHAAVALADKIGAPLVATNDVRFIKQEDFAAHETRVCIGEGRALDDPRRSKNYSDQQYLKSAEEMLELFSDLPDAVQNTVEIAKRCNIDVKLGKHFLPNFPIPDGMTIDEYFRKVSFDGLEERLSVLLPKDTTEDYEAKRQVYVDRLNFELDIIIQMGFPGYFLIVMDFIQWAKSNGVPVGPGRGSGAGSLVAYVQKITDLDPLEYDLLFERFLNPERVSMPDFDVDFCMDGRDRVIEYVAEKYGRNAVSQIITFGSMAAKAVVRDVARVQGKSYGLADRLSKMIPFEVGMTLEKAYEQEEILRDFIKVDEEAAEIWEMARKLEGVVRNVGKHAGGVVIAPTKLTDFSPIYCDEEGGGLVTQFDKDDVEAAGLVKFDFLGLRTLTIIDWALKTINRDRAKVDEPPLDIAFIPLDDKPTYSLLQKAETTAVFQLESRGMKELIKKLKPDCLEDLIALVALFRPGPLQSGMVDDFINRKHGRAELAYPHSDYQYEGLKPVLAPTYGIILYQEQVMQIAQVMAGYTLGGADMLRRAMGKKKPEEMAKQRGGFIEGCATNNIDADLAGNIFDLVEKFAGYGFNKSHSAAYGLVSYQTAWLKAHYPAPFMAAVLSADMHNTDKVVTLIEEVRTMKLRLDAPDVNTSEFKFTVNEEGRIIYGLGAIKGVGEGPVEAITEARQDGPFQDLFDFCARVDLKRINKRTLDGLIRSGALDRLGPYFFDETKAYQANIDRNRAVLLTAMEEAIKAAEQTARTHDSGHADLFGGLFVEEDADVYANHRKAKELTLKERLKGEKDTLGLYLTGHPIDEYEGEIRRFARQRIIDLKPARDTQTVAGMIIALRVMKNKKGDKMGFITLDDRSGRIEASLFAEAFHSAQSLLQTDAMVVVEGEVSNDDFSGGLRLRVKRVMSMEDARTNLAESLRLKVQTQDLKGDQLRWLGELFKRHRGACPITMEYTSHDAKALLQFGETWRIDPADSLIQALRDQFGRDNVFLQYR
- a CDS encoding acetyl-CoA carboxylase carboxyltransferase subunit alpha, coding for MNPNFLDFEQPIADLQAKIEELRLVGNDNSLNIGDEISRLQDKSSTLTEDIFGKLTSWQIARLARHPRRPYTLDYIQHIFTEFDELHGDRHFSDDAAIVGGVARLDDQPVMVIGHQKGREVREKVRRNFGMPRPEGYRKACRLMEMAERFKMPILTFIDTPGAYPGIDAEERNQSEAIAWNLRVMSRLKTPIIATVIGEGGSGGALAIGVCDQLNMLQYSTYAVISPEGCASILWKTAEKAPDAAEAMGITAERLKGLGIVDKVIGEPLGGAHRDPAAAAASIRGELVAQLQMLKKFDNDALLARRYERLMSYGL
- the tilS gene encoding tRNA lysidine(34) synthetase TilS; its protein translation is MRQLTDLSARLLLNLTPWRNAPTWRIAFSGGLDSTVLLHLLAQLAQSQDLPKLQAVHVHHGLQAAADAWPQHCQAVCDELGVPLAVIRVQVQAGASLERAAREARYAAFIQVTEAGELLLTAQHRDDQAETLMFRLLRGAGVRGLSAMPGHRALGRGSLVRPLLDVPRAELEAYARAHQLRWVEDPSNGDQQFSRNYLRQQVFPVLSCRWPQAAATLARSAGHLREAQGLLDELAQMDLARAATAHEFAWLGQPSLDLAVLAGLSAARQRNALGHWLATLTRLPDTDHWSGWDSLRDAAADARPIWRLADGELHRANGRVWWLSGAGLPALTGTVPWADPSVELALPGNGRLSLAGEAPQGLLSVRYRQGGEIMQLPGRGHRDLKRLLNERQVPLFARGRLPLLYCDEQLIAVANLPGLDVSAGANLVLRWQPVINDQGLS